A single genomic interval of Salvelinus namaycush isolate Seneca chromosome 41, SaNama_1.0, whole genome shotgun sequence harbors:
- the LOC120034052 gene encoding V-type proton ATPase 116 kDa subunit a1-like isoform X1 has protein sequence MGELFRSEEMTLAQLYLQSESAYCCVSELGEIGMVQFRDLNPDVNVFQRKFVNEVRRCEEMDRKLRFVEKEIKKANIPMVDTGENPEVPLPRDMIDLEATFEKLENELKEINTNQEALKKNFLELTELKHILRRTQQFFDEVNSTMEDPNLLEESSTLMDPTEAGTRAPLRLGFVAGVISRERIPTFERMLWRVCRGNVFLRQADIEDSLEDPATGDQVYKSVFIIFFQGDQLKTRVKKICEGFRASLYPCPETPQERKEMAAGVATRIDDLQMVLNQTEDHRQRVLQAAAKTVRVWFIKVRKMKAVYHTLNLCNIDVTQKCLIAEVWCPVSDMDSIQFALRRGTEKSGSTVPSILNRMQTKQTPPTFNKTNKFTSGFQNIVDAYGIGNYREMNPAPYTIITFPFLFAVMFGDLGHGVLMTCAALYLVLRESRLVAQKNDNEMFSMVFAGRYIILLMGIFSIYTGIIYNDCFSKSLNLFGSGWSVRPMFDPRANNLTWSFQTLDENKVLQLDPAVRGVFNGPYPIGIDPIWNIATNKLTFLNSFKMKMSVILGVIHMLFGVSLSLFNHLYFKKPLNIYLGFIPEIVFMASLFGYLVILVFYKWLAYDAHTSRNAPSLLIAFINMFLFNYSDPTNQPLYRGQMVIQTLLVLIALACVPCMLIVKTLVMRRQYLWQKNLGTQNFGGIRVGNGPTEDQAEILQHDQLSQHSENDEHEAPEEEVFNFGDVAVHQAIHTIEYCLGCISNTASYLRLWALSLAHAQLSEVLWTMVMHLGLSSRSFGGFVALSIIFGAFAVLTVCILLIMEGLSAFLHALRLHWVEFQNKFYVGQGFKFLPFTFESILEGRFED, from the exons ATGGGGGAACTCTTCAGAAGTGAGGAGATGACCCTGGCCCAGCTCTACCTCCAATCAGAGTCTGCCTACTGCTGCGTCAGCGAATTGGGAGAGATCGGAATGGTGCAATTCCGTGAT TTGAACCCAGACGTGAACGTGTTTCAGCGCAAGTTTGTCAACGAAGTGCGTCGATGTGAGGAGATGGACCGCAAGCTTC GGTTTGTGGAGAAGGAGATCAAGAAAGCCAACATTCCAATGGTGGACACGGGAGAGAACCCAGAGGTCCCCCTCCCTAGGGACATGATTGACCTGGAG gccACTTTTGAGAAGCTGGAGAATGAGCTTAAGGAGATCAACACCAACCAAGAGGCCCTGAAGAAGAACTTCCTAGAGTTGACGGAGCTCAAGCACATCCTGCGCCGCACCCAGCAATTCTTCGACGAGGTCAACTCCACT ATGGAGGACCCCAACCTGCTGGAGGAGTCGTCTACCCTGATGGATCCCACTGAAGCAGGGACCCGTGCTCCTCTCAGACTGGG GTTTGTTGCCGGGGTGATCAGCAGGGAGCGCATTCCCACGTTTGAGAGGATGCTGTGGAGGGTTTGCCGTGGTAACGTGTTCCTGAGGCAGGCAGACATTGAAGACTCGCTGGAGGACCCTGCCACG GGTGACCAGGTCTATAAGTCTGTCTTCATCATATTCTTCCAAGGAGATCAGCTGAAGACTCGGGTTAAGAAGATATGTGAAGG GTTCCGAGCATCACTGTACCCCTGTCCAGAGACCCCccaggagaggaaggagatggCTGCAGGGGTGGCCACCCGTATCGATGACCTGCAGATG GTGCTGAACCAGACGGAGGACCACAGACAGCGGGTCCTGCAGGCTGCAGCCAAGACCGTCAGGGTGTGGTTCATCAAGGTGAGGAAGATGAAGGCCGTCTACCACACCCTGAACCTGTGCAACATCGATGTCACCCAGAAGTGTCTGATCGCCGAGGTGTGGTGCCCTGTGTCAGACATGGACTCAATCCAGTTCGCCCTGCGGAGAGGCACG GAGAAGAGTGGTTCCACCGTTCCCTCCATCCTCAACAGGATGCAGACCAAGCAGACCCCGCCCACCTTCAACAAGACCAACAAGTTCACCTCGGGCTTCCAGAACATCGTAGACGCCTACGGTATCGGGAACTACCGCGAGATGAACCCAG CCCCATACACCATCATCACTTTCCCCTTCCTATTCGCTGTCATGTTTGGGGACCTGGGCCACGGGGTGCTCATGACCTGCGCTGCCCTCTACCTGGTCCTGAGAGAGAGCCGCCTGGTCGCCCAGAAGAACGACAACGAG ATGTTCAGCATGGTGTTTGCTGGGCGCTACATCATCCTACTGATGGGCATCTTCTCGATCTACACCGGCATCATCTACAACGACTGTTTCTCCAAGTCCCTCAACCTGTTTGGGTCTGGCTGGAGCGTCAGGCCCATGTTCGACCCCCGCGCTAACAACCTCACCTGGTC GTTTCAGACACTTGATGAAAACAAGGTTTTACAGTTGGACCCCGCGGTAAGAGGAGTCTTCAATGGACCTTACCCCATTGGCATTGACCCA ATCTGGAACATCGCCACCAACAAGCTGACCTTCCTCAACTCCTTCAAGATGAAGATGTCAGTGATCCTGGGGGTCATCCACATGCTGTTTGGAGTGTCTCTCAGTCTCTTCAACCATCT GTATTTCAAGAAACCCCTGAACATCTACCTGGGCTTCATCCCAGAGATTGTGTTCATGGCCAGTCTGTTTGGGTACCTGGTCATCCTGGTCTTCTATAAGTGGTTGGCCTACGACGCTCACACCTCCAGAAATGCTCCCAGTCTTCTCATCGCCTTCATCAACATGTTCCTGTTCAACTATAGCGACCCCACCAACCAACCCCTCTACAGAGGACAG ATGGTTATTCAGACGCTGCTGGTGTTGATAGCCCTGGCGTGTGTTCCCTGTATGTTGATAGTGAAAACCCTGGTTATGCGGCGACAGTACCTCTGGCAGAAGAACTTG GGCACCCAGAACTTTGGGGGGATCCGGGTGGGAAACGGCCCCACGGAGGACCAGGCTgagatcctccagcatgaccagcTCTCCCAGCACTCGGAGAACGACGAGCATGAG GCCCCCGAGGAGGAAGTG ttTAACTTTGGGGACGTGGCTGTGCACCAGGCCATCCACACCATAGAATACTGTCTGGgctgcatctccaacacagcTTCCTACCTACGCCTATGGGCCCTCAGCCTGGCCCACGCAC AGCTGTCAGAGGTTCTGTGGACCATGGTGATGCACCTTGGCCTGTCCTCCAGGAGCTTTGGGGGTTTCGTTGCCCTGTCCATCATCTTCGGGGCCTTCGCCGTCCTCACTGTCTGCATCCTGCTCATCATGGAGGGCCTGTCTGCCTTCCTGCACGCACTGCGTCTGCACTG GGTGGAATTCCAGAATAAGTTCTACGTAGGCCAGGGCTTCAAGTTCCTCCCGTTCACCTTTGAAAGCATTCTGGAGGGAAGGTTTGAGGACTGA
- the LOC120034052 gene encoding V-type proton ATPase 116 kDa subunit a1-like isoform X3 has protein sequence MGELFRSEEMTLAQLYLQSESAYCCVSELGEIGMVQFRDLNPDVNVFQRKFVNEVRRCEEMDRKLRFVEKEIKKANIPMVDTGENPEVPLPRDMIDLEATFEKLENELKEINTNQEALKKNFLELTELKHILRRTQQFFDEVNSTMEDPNLLEESSTLMDPTEAGTRAPLRLGFVAGVISRERIPTFERMLWRVCRGNVFLRQADIEDSLEDPATGDQVYKSVFIIFFQGDQLKTRVKKICEGFRASLYPCPETPQERKEMAAGVATRIDDLQMVLNQTEDHRQRVLQAAAKTVRVWFIKVRKMKAVYHTLNLCNIDVTQKCLIAEVWCPVSDMDSIQFALRRGTEKSGSTVPSILNRMQTKQTPPTFNKTNKFTSGFQNIVDAYGIGNYREMNPAPYTIITFPFLFAVMFGDLGHGVLMTCAALYLVLRESRLVAQKNDNEMFSMVFAGRYIILLMGIFSIYTGIIYNDCFSKSLNLFGSGWSVRPMFDPRANNLTWSFQTLDENKVLQLDPAVRGVFNGPYPIGIDPIWNIATNKLTFLNSFKMKMSVILGVIHMLFGVSLSLFNHLYFKKPLNIYLGFIPEIVFMASLFGYLVILVFYKWLAYDAHTSRNAPSLLIAFINMFLFNYSDPTNQPLYRGQMVIQTLLVLIALACVPCMLIVKTLVMRRQYLWQKNLGTQNFGGIRVGNGPTEDQAEILQHDQLSQHSENDEHEFNFGDVAVHQAIHTIEYCLGCISNTASYLRLWALSLAHAQLSEVLWTMVMHLGLSSRSFGGFVALSIIFGAFAVLTVCILLIMEGLSAFLHALRLHWVEFQNKFYVGQGFKFLPFTFESILEGRFED, from the exons ATGGGGGAACTCTTCAGAAGTGAGGAGATGACCCTGGCCCAGCTCTACCTCCAATCAGAGTCTGCCTACTGCTGCGTCAGCGAATTGGGAGAGATCGGAATGGTGCAATTCCGTGAT TTGAACCCAGACGTGAACGTGTTTCAGCGCAAGTTTGTCAACGAAGTGCGTCGATGTGAGGAGATGGACCGCAAGCTTC GGTTTGTGGAGAAGGAGATCAAGAAAGCCAACATTCCAATGGTGGACACGGGAGAGAACCCAGAGGTCCCCCTCCCTAGGGACATGATTGACCTGGAG gccACTTTTGAGAAGCTGGAGAATGAGCTTAAGGAGATCAACACCAACCAAGAGGCCCTGAAGAAGAACTTCCTAGAGTTGACGGAGCTCAAGCACATCCTGCGCCGCACCCAGCAATTCTTCGACGAGGTCAACTCCACT ATGGAGGACCCCAACCTGCTGGAGGAGTCGTCTACCCTGATGGATCCCACTGAAGCAGGGACCCGTGCTCCTCTCAGACTGGG GTTTGTTGCCGGGGTGATCAGCAGGGAGCGCATTCCCACGTTTGAGAGGATGCTGTGGAGGGTTTGCCGTGGTAACGTGTTCCTGAGGCAGGCAGACATTGAAGACTCGCTGGAGGACCCTGCCACG GGTGACCAGGTCTATAAGTCTGTCTTCATCATATTCTTCCAAGGAGATCAGCTGAAGACTCGGGTTAAGAAGATATGTGAAGG GTTCCGAGCATCACTGTACCCCTGTCCAGAGACCCCccaggagaggaaggagatggCTGCAGGGGTGGCCACCCGTATCGATGACCTGCAGATG GTGCTGAACCAGACGGAGGACCACAGACAGCGGGTCCTGCAGGCTGCAGCCAAGACCGTCAGGGTGTGGTTCATCAAGGTGAGGAAGATGAAGGCCGTCTACCACACCCTGAACCTGTGCAACATCGATGTCACCCAGAAGTGTCTGATCGCCGAGGTGTGGTGCCCTGTGTCAGACATGGACTCAATCCAGTTCGCCCTGCGGAGAGGCACG GAGAAGAGTGGTTCCACCGTTCCCTCCATCCTCAACAGGATGCAGACCAAGCAGACCCCGCCCACCTTCAACAAGACCAACAAGTTCACCTCGGGCTTCCAGAACATCGTAGACGCCTACGGTATCGGGAACTACCGCGAGATGAACCCAG CCCCATACACCATCATCACTTTCCCCTTCCTATTCGCTGTCATGTTTGGGGACCTGGGCCACGGGGTGCTCATGACCTGCGCTGCCCTCTACCTGGTCCTGAGAGAGAGCCGCCTGGTCGCCCAGAAGAACGACAACGAG ATGTTCAGCATGGTGTTTGCTGGGCGCTACATCATCCTACTGATGGGCATCTTCTCGATCTACACCGGCATCATCTACAACGACTGTTTCTCCAAGTCCCTCAACCTGTTTGGGTCTGGCTGGAGCGTCAGGCCCATGTTCGACCCCCGCGCTAACAACCTCACCTGGTC GTTTCAGACACTTGATGAAAACAAGGTTTTACAGTTGGACCCCGCGGTAAGAGGAGTCTTCAATGGACCTTACCCCATTGGCATTGACCCA ATCTGGAACATCGCCACCAACAAGCTGACCTTCCTCAACTCCTTCAAGATGAAGATGTCAGTGATCCTGGGGGTCATCCACATGCTGTTTGGAGTGTCTCTCAGTCTCTTCAACCATCT GTATTTCAAGAAACCCCTGAACATCTACCTGGGCTTCATCCCAGAGATTGTGTTCATGGCCAGTCTGTTTGGGTACCTGGTCATCCTGGTCTTCTATAAGTGGTTGGCCTACGACGCTCACACCTCCAGAAATGCTCCCAGTCTTCTCATCGCCTTCATCAACATGTTCCTGTTCAACTATAGCGACCCCACCAACCAACCCCTCTACAGAGGACAG ATGGTTATTCAGACGCTGCTGGTGTTGATAGCCCTGGCGTGTGTTCCCTGTATGTTGATAGTGAAAACCCTGGTTATGCGGCGACAGTACCTCTGGCAGAAGAACTTG GGCACCCAGAACTTTGGGGGGATCCGGGTGGGAAACGGCCCCACGGAGGACCAGGCTgagatcctccagcatgaccagcTCTCCCAGCACTCGGAGAACGACGAGCATGAG ttTAACTTTGGGGACGTGGCTGTGCACCAGGCCATCCACACCATAGAATACTGTCTGGgctgcatctccaacacagcTTCCTACCTACGCCTATGGGCCCTCAGCCTGGCCCACGCAC AGCTGTCAGAGGTTCTGTGGACCATGGTGATGCACCTTGGCCTGTCCTCCAGGAGCTTTGGGGGTTTCGTTGCCCTGTCCATCATCTTCGGGGCCTTCGCCGTCCTCACTGTCTGCATCCTGCTCATCATGGAGGGCCTGTCTGCCTTCCTGCACGCACTGCGTCTGCACTG GGTGGAATTCCAGAATAAGTTCTACGTAGGCCAGGGCTTCAAGTTCCTCCCGTTCACCTTTGAAAGCATTCTGGAGGGAAGGTTTGAGGACTGA
- the LOC120034052 gene encoding V-type proton ATPase 116 kDa subunit a1-like isoform X2: MGELFRSEEMTLAQLYLQSESAYCCVSELGEIGMVQFRDLNPDVNVFQRKFVNEVRRCEEMDRKLRFVEKEIKKANIPMVDTGENPEVPLPRDMIDLEATFEKLENELKEINTNQEALKKNFLELTELKHILRRTQQFFDEMEDPNLLEESSTLMDPTEAGTRAPLRLGFVAGVISRERIPTFERMLWRVCRGNVFLRQADIEDSLEDPATGDQVYKSVFIIFFQGDQLKTRVKKICEGFRASLYPCPETPQERKEMAAGVATRIDDLQMVLNQTEDHRQRVLQAAAKTVRVWFIKVRKMKAVYHTLNLCNIDVTQKCLIAEVWCPVSDMDSIQFALRRGTEKSGSTVPSILNRMQTKQTPPTFNKTNKFTSGFQNIVDAYGIGNYREMNPAPYTIITFPFLFAVMFGDLGHGVLMTCAALYLVLRESRLVAQKNDNEMFSMVFAGRYIILLMGIFSIYTGIIYNDCFSKSLNLFGSGWSVRPMFDPRANNLTWSFQTLDENKVLQLDPAVRGVFNGPYPIGIDPIWNIATNKLTFLNSFKMKMSVILGVIHMLFGVSLSLFNHLYFKKPLNIYLGFIPEIVFMASLFGYLVILVFYKWLAYDAHTSRNAPSLLIAFINMFLFNYSDPTNQPLYRGQMVIQTLLVLIALACVPCMLIVKTLVMRRQYLWQKNLGTQNFGGIRVGNGPTEDQAEILQHDQLSQHSENDEHEAPEEEVFNFGDVAVHQAIHTIEYCLGCISNTASYLRLWALSLAHAQLSEVLWTMVMHLGLSSRSFGGFVALSIIFGAFAVLTVCILLIMEGLSAFLHALRLHWVEFQNKFYVGQGFKFLPFTFESILEGRFED; the protein is encoded by the exons ATGGGGGAACTCTTCAGAAGTGAGGAGATGACCCTGGCCCAGCTCTACCTCCAATCAGAGTCTGCCTACTGCTGCGTCAGCGAATTGGGAGAGATCGGAATGGTGCAATTCCGTGAT TTGAACCCAGACGTGAACGTGTTTCAGCGCAAGTTTGTCAACGAAGTGCGTCGATGTGAGGAGATGGACCGCAAGCTTC GGTTTGTGGAGAAGGAGATCAAGAAAGCCAACATTCCAATGGTGGACACGGGAGAGAACCCAGAGGTCCCCCTCCCTAGGGACATGATTGACCTGGAG gccACTTTTGAGAAGCTGGAGAATGAGCTTAAGGAGATCAACACCAACCAAGAGGCCCTGAAGAAGAACTTCCTAGAGTTGACGGAGCTCAAGCACATCCTGCGCCGCACCCAGCAATTCTTCGACGAG ATGGAGGACCCCAACCTGCTGGAGGAGTCGTCTACCCTGATGGATCCCACTGAAGCAGGGACCCGTGCTCCTCTCAGACTGGG GTTTGTTGCCGGGGTGATCAGCAGGGAGCGCATTCCCACGTTTGAGAGGATGCTGTGGAGGGTTTGCCGTGGTAACGTGTTCCTGAGGCAGGCAGACATTGAAGACTCGCTGGAGGACCCTGCCACG GGTGACCAGGTCTATAAGTCTGTCTTCATCATATTCTTCCAAGGAGATCAGCTGAAGACTCGGGTTAAGAAGATATGTGAAGG GTTCCGAGCATCACTGTACCCCTGTCCAGAGACCCCccaggagaggaaggagatggCTGCAGGGGTGGCCACCCGTATCGATGACCTGCAGATG GTGCTGAACCAGACGGAGGACCACAGACAGCGGGTCCTGCAGGCTGCAGCCAAGACCGTCAGGGTGTGGTTCATCAAGGTGAGGAAGATGAAGGCCGTCTACCACACCCTGAACCTGTGCAACATCGATGTCACCCAGAAGTGTCTGATCGCCGAGGTGTGGTGCCCTGTGTCAGACATGGACTCAATCCAGTTCGCCCTGCGGAGAGGCACG GAGAAGAGTGGTTCCACCGTTCCCTCCATCCTCAACAGGATGCAGACCAAGCAGACCCCGCCCACCTTCAACAAGACCAACAAGTTCACCTCGGGCTTCCAGAACATCGTAGACGCCTACGGTATCGGGAACTACCGCGAGATGAACCCAG CCCCATACACCATCATCACTTTCCCCTTCCTATTCGCTGTCATGTTTGGGGACCTGGGCCACGGGGTGCTCATGACCTGCGCTGCCCTCTACCTGGTCCTGAGAGAGAGCCGCCTGGTCGCCCAGAAGAACGACAACGAG ATGTTCAGCATGGTGTTTGCTGGGCGCTACATCATCCTACTGATGGGCATCTTCTCGATCTACACCGGCATCATCTACAACGACTGTTTCTCCAAGTCCCTCAACCTGTTTGGGTCTGGCTGGAGCGTCAGGCCCATGTTCGACCCCCGCGCTAACAACCTCACCTGGTC GTTTCAGACACTTGATGAAAACAAGGTTTTACAGTTGGACCCCGCGGTAAGAGGAGTCTTCAATGGACCTTACCCCATTGGCATTGACCCA ATCTGGAACATCGCCACCAACAAGCTGACCTTCCTCAACTCCTTCAAGATGAAGATGTCAGTGATCCTGGGGGTCATCCACATGCTGTTTGGAGTGTCTCTCAGTCTCTTCAACCATCT GTATTTCAAGAAACCCCTGAACATCTACCTGGGCTTCATCCCAGAGATTGTGTTCATGGCCAGTCTGTTTGGGTACCTGGTCATCCTGGTCTTCTATAAGTGGTTGGCCTACGACGCTCACACCTCCAGAAATGCTCCCAGTCTTCTCATCGCCTTCATCAACATGTTCCTGTTCAACTATAGCGACCCCACCAACCAACCCCTCTACAGAGGACAG ATGGTTATTCAGACGCTGCTGGTGTTGATAGCCCTGGCGTGTGTTCCCTGTATGTTGATAGTGAAAACCCTGGTTATGCGGCGACAGTACCTCTGGCAGAAGAACTTG GGCACCCAGAACTTTGGGGGGATCCGGGTGGGAAACGGCCCCACGGAGGACCAGGCTgagatcctccagcatgaccagcTCTCCCAGCACTCGGAGAACGACGAGCATGAG GCCCCCGAGGAGGAAGTG ttTAACTTTGGGGACGTGGCTGTGCACCAGGCCATCCACACCATAGAATACTGTCTGGgctgcatctccaacacagcTTCCTACCTACGCCTATGGGCCCTCAGCCTGGCCCACGCAC AGCTGTCAGAGGTTCTGTGGACCATGGTGATGCACCTTGGCCTGTCCTCCAGGAGCTTTGGGGGTTTCGTTGCCCTGTCCATCATCTTCGGGGCCTTCGCCGTCCTCACTGTCTGCATCCTGCTCATCATGGAGGGCCTGTCTGCCTTCCTGCACGCACTGCGTCTGCACTG GGTGGAATTCCAGAATAAGTTCTACGTAGGCCAGGGCTTCAAGTTCCTCCCGTTCACCTTTGAAAGCATTCTGGAGGGAAGGTTTGAGGACTGA
- the LOC120034052 gene encoding V-type proton ATPase 116 kDa subunit a1-like isoform X4: MGELFRSEEMTLAQLYLQSESAYCCVSELGEIGMVQFRDLNPDVNVFQRKFVNEVRRCEEMDRKLRFVEKEIKKANIPMVDTGENPEVPLPRDMIDLEATFEKLENELKEINTNQEALKKNFLELTELKHILRRTQQFFDEMEDPNLLEESSTLMDPTEAGTRAPLRLGFVAGVISRERIPTFERMLWRVCRGNVFLRQADIEDSLEDPATGDQVYKSVFIIFFQGDQLKTRVKKICEGFRASLYPCPETPQERKEMAAGVATRIDDLQMVLNQTEDHRQRVLQAAAKTVRVWFIKVRKMKAVYHTLNLCNIDVTQKCLIAEVWCPVSDMDSIQFALRRGTEKSGSTVPSILNRMQTKQTPPTFNKTNKFTSGFQNIVDAYGIGNYREMNPAPYTIITFPFLFAVMFGDLGHGVLMTCAALYLVLRESRLVAQKNDNEMFSMVFAGRYIILLMGIFSIYTGIIYNDCFSKSLNLFGSGWSVRPMFDPRANNLTWSFQTLDENKVLQLDPAVRGVFNGPYPIGIDPIWNIATNKLTFLNSFKMKMSVILGVIHMLFGVSLSLFNHLYFKKPLNIYLGFIPEIVFMASLFGYLVILVFYKWLAYDAHTSRNAPSLLIAFINMFLFNYSDPTNQPLYRGQMVIQTLLVLIALACVPCMLIVKTLVMRRQYLWQKNLGTQNFGGIRVGNGPTEDQAEILQHDQLSQHSENDEHEFNFGDVAVHQAIHTIEYCLGCISNTASYLRLWALSLAHAQLSEVLWTMVMHLGLSSRSFGGFVALSIIFGAFAVLTVCILLIMEGLSAFLHALRLHWVEFQNKFYVGQGFKFLPFTFESILEGRFED; encoded by the exons ATGGGGGAACTCTTCAGAAGTGAGGAGATGACCCTGGCCCAGCTCTACCTCCAATCAGAGTCTGCCTACTGCTGCGTCAGCGAATTGGGAGAGATCGGAATGGTGCAATTCCGTGAT TTGAACCCAGACGTGAACGTGTTTCAGCGCAAGTTTGTCAACGAAGTGCGTCGATGTGAGGAGATGGACCGCAAGCTTC GGTTTGTGGAGAAGGAGATCAAGAAAGCCAACATTCCAATGGTGGACACGGGAGAGAACCCAGAGGTCCCCCTCCCTAGGGACATGATTGACCTGGAG gccACTTTTGAGAAGCTGGAGAATGAGCTTAAGGAGATCAACACCAACCAAGAGGCCCTGAAGAAGAACTTCCTAGAGTTGACGGAGCTCAAGCACATCCTGCGCCGCACCCAGCAATTCTTCGACGAG ATGGAGGACCCCAACCTGCTGGAGGAGTCGTCTACCCTGATGGATCCCACTGAAGCAGGGACCCGTGCTCCTCTCAGACTGGG GTTTGTTGCCGGGGTGATCAGCAGGGAGCGCATTCCCACGTTTGAGAGGATGCTGTGGAGGGTTTGCCGTGGTAACGTGTTCCTGAGGCAGGCAGACATTGAAGACTCGCTGGAGGACCCTGCCACG GGTGACCAGGTCTATAAGTCTGTCTTCATCATATTCTTCCAAGGAGATCAGCTGAAGACTCGGGTTAAGAAGATATGTGAAGG GTTCCGAGCATCACTGTACCCCTGTCCAGAGACCCCccaggagaggaaggagatggCTGCAGGGGTGGCCACCCGTATCGATGACCTGCAGATG GTGCTGAACCAGACGGAGGACCACAGACAGCGGGTCCTGCAGGCTGCAGCCAAGACCGTCAGGGTGTGGTTCATCAAGGTGAGGAAGATGAAGGCCGTCTACCACACCCTGAACCTGTGCAACATCGATGTCACCCAGAAGTGTCTGATCGCCGAGGTGTGGTGCCCTGTGTCAGACATGGACTCAATCCAGTTCGCCCTGCGGAGAGGCACG GAGAAGAGTGGTTCCACCGTTCCCTCCATCCTCAACAGGATGCAGACCAAGCAGACCCCGCCCACCTTCAACAAGACCAACAAGTTCACCTCGGGCTTCCAGAACATCGTAGACGCCTACGGTATCGGGAACTACCGCGAGATGAACCCAG CCCCATACACCATCATCACTTTCCCCTTCCTATTCGCTGTCATGTTTGGGGACCTGGGCCACGGGGTGCTCATGACCTGCGCTGCCCTCTACCTGGTCCTGAGAGAGAGCCGCCTGGTCGCCCAGAAGAACGACAACGAG ATGTTCAGCATGGTGTTTGCTGGGCGCTACATCATCCTACTGATGGGCATCTTCTCGATCTACACCGGCATCATCTACAACGACTGTTTCTCCAAGTCCCTCAACCTGTTTGGGTCTGGCTGGAGCGTCAGGCCCATGTTCGACCCCCGCGCTAACAACCTCACCTGGTC GTTTCAGACACTTGATGAAAACAAGGTTTTACAGTTGGACCCCGCGGTAAGAGGAGTCTTCAATGGACCTTACCCCATTGGCATTGACCCA ATCTGGAACATCGCCACCAACAAGCTGACCTTCCTCAACTCCTTCAAGATGAAGATGTCAGTGATCCTGGGGGTCATCCACATGCTGTTTGGAGTGTCTCTCAGTCTCTTCAACCATCT GTATTTCAAGAAACCCCTGAACATCTACCTGGGCTTCATCCCAGAGATTGTGTTCATGGCCAGTCTGTTTGGGTACCTGGTCATCCTGGTCTTCTATAAGTGGTTGGCCTACGACGCTCACACCTCCAGAAATGCTCCCAGTCTTCTCATCGCCTTCATCAACATGTTCCTGTTCAACTATAGCGACCCCACCAACCAACCCCTCTACAGAGGACAG ATGGTTATTCAGACGCTGCTGGTGTTGATAGCCCTGGCGTGTGTTCCCTGTATGTTGATAGTGAAAACCCTGGTTATGCGGCGACAGTACCTCTGGCAGAAGAACTTG GGCACCCAGAACTTTGGGGGGATCCGGGTGGGAAACGGCCCCACGGAGGACCAGGCTgagatcctccagcatgaccagcTCTCCCAGCACTCGGAGAACGACGAGCATGAG ttTAACTTTGGGGACGTGGCTGTGCACCAGGCCATCCACACCATAGAATACTGTCTGGgctgcatctccaacacagcTTCCTACCTACGCCTATGGGCCCTCAGCCTGGCCCACGCAC AGCTGTCAGAGGTTCTGTGGACCATGGTGATGCACCTTGGCCTGTCCTCCAGGAGCTTTGGGGGTTTCGTTGCCCTGTCCATCATCTTCGGGGCCTTCGCCGTCCTCACTGTCTGCATCCTGCTCATCATGGAGGGCCTGTCTGCCTTCCTGCACGCACTGCGTCTGCACTG GGTGGAATTCCAGAATAAGTTCTACGTAGGCCAGGGCTTCAAGTTCCTCCCGTTCACCTTTGAAAGCATTCTGGAGGGAAGGTTTGAGGACTGA